The genomic DNA CTTGCCGCATCGCCGCTTCTACTTCTTCTTCATCGAGCTGTGGCCGCAAGAGGTCTATTATTTCACCGGCCTGCTCATCCTCGCGGCGATGGCACTGTTTCTGATGAACGCGGTCGCGGGACGGCTGTGGTGCGGCTATCTGTGCCCGCAGACGGTGTGGACCGACCTGTTCTACGCCGTGGAGCGCTGGGTCGAGGGCGACCGCCGCGAGCGCATGCAGGGCGACAAGCGCTACTGGACGTTCGACCACATCCGGAAGGTCGCGCTGAAGCATTTTCTCTGGATCATGATCGCCTGGTGGACCGGCGGCGCCTGGGTGCTCTATTTCGACGATGCGCCGACGCTGGTGAAGGAGCTCGCGACCTTCCAGGCTCCGTTCATTGCCTATCTCTGGATCGGCATCCTGACTGCAACGACCTATGTCTTTGCCGGCCACGCCCGCGAGCAGATGTGCATCTATATGTGCCCGTGGCCGCGCATCCAGGCGGCCCTGACCGACGAATGGGCACTCAACGTCACCTATCGCCGCGACCGCGGCGAGCCTCGCATGTCCGTGAAGAAGGCGGAAGCCGCCCGCTCCCAGGGCGACCTCGCCGGCGATTGCGTCGACTGTCACCAGTGCATCAATGTCTGCCCGACCGGCGTCGACATCCGCCACGGCATCCAGCTCGGCTGCATCCAGTGCGGCCTCTGCATCGACGCCTGCGACAACGTCATGCAGGAGATCGGACGGCCCAAGGGCCTGATCGGCTACGACACCGACATCAACATGCAGCGCCGGCGCGAGGGCAAGCCGCCGATCTATCGCATCATCCGCCCGCGCACGCTGATCTATACGGCCGCCATTGCCATCGTCGGCACGATCATGATCTACACCCTCGCCACGCGCGCGACCATGGACGTCAACGTGCTGCACGAGCGCAACCCGCTGTTCGTGCAACTGTCGGACGGCGGCGTG from Bradyrhizobium sp. CCBAU 53351 includes the following:
- the ccoG gene encoding cytochrome c oxidase accessory protein CcoG, whose protein sequence is MTDDTFIEGPLYEKRRKVYPQSVHGPFRRIKWAILCVTLGIYYLLPFVRWNRGPGLPDQAVLIDLPHRRFYFFFIELWPQEVYYFTGLLILAAMALFLMNAVAGRLWCGYLCPQTVWTDLFYAVERWVEGDRRERMQGDKRYWTFDHIRKVALKHFLWIMIAWWTGGAWVLYFDDAPTLVKELATFQAPFIAYLWIGILTATTYVFAGHAREQMCIYMCPWPRIQAALTDEWALNVTYRRDRGEPRMSVKKAEAARSQGDLAGDCVDCHQCINVCPTGVDIRHGIQLGCIQCGLCIDACDNVMQEIGRPKGLIGYDTDINMQRRREGKPPIYRIIRPRTLIYTAAIAIVGTIMIYTLATRATMDVNVLHERNPLFVQLSDGGVRNDYTVRILNKGAQRSFTLDVSGLPGATIRVAGIEAAPDGEPIVEVGQDQTREVRLSVQVGPADLPKSSRDLEVTITDTASGGQASARDHFLPGDK